In a genomic window of Xylophilus rhododendri:
- a CDS encoding GntR family transcriptional regulator codes for MPATEKTSAPERDFRIVRVAAPLRQSVVEGIRNAIASGHFAAGERLTEKELCEMIGVSRTLVREALRQLESEGLIDVVPNRGPVVARVSVAQAEQIYQVRRELEGLAAELFAQHATEEQQKDLKKALKELKASINSSDPTVRVAAKNEFYASLVRGSGNESLGQVLGLLNTRVTLLRATSLQHKGRSQKSLVELSTLVDALVARDAKTARETARMHVSNAAEVALNVLREQPEKH; via the coding sequence ATGCCCGCGACCGAAAAGACCTCCGCACCCGAACGCGATTTCCGCATCGTCCGTGTCGCCGCCCCGCTGCGGCAGAGCGTGGTCGAGGGCATACGCAACGCGATCGCCAGCGGCCATTTCGCCGCCGGCGAGCGGCTGACCGAGAAGGAGCTGTGCGAGATGATCGGCGTCAGCCGCACCCTGGTGCGCGAGGCGCTGCGCCAGCTCGAATCCGAGGGCCTGATCGACGTGGTGCCCAACCGCGGCCCGGTGGTGGCGCGGGTGTCGGTGGCGCAGGCCGAGCAGATCTACCAGGTGCGCCGCGAACTCGAAGGCCTGGCCGCGGAACTCTTCGCGCAGCACGCCACCGAGGAGCAGCAGAAGGACCTGAAGAAGGCGCTGAAGGAGCTCAAGGCCAGCATCAACAGCAGCGACCCCACCGTGCGGGTGGCGGCCAAGAACGAGTTCTATGCCAGCCTGGTGCGCGGCAGCGGCAACGAATCGCTCGGCCAGGTGCTGGGCCTGCTCAACACCCGGGTGACCCTGCTGCGCGCCACCTCGCTGCAGCACAAGGGCCGCTCGCAGAAGAGCCTGGTGGAGCTGAGCACCCTGGTCGATGCCCTGGTGGCACGCGATGCCAAGACGGCCCGCGAGACCGCCCGCATGCATGTGAGCAACGCGGCCGAAGTCGCGTTGAACGTGCTGCGCGAGCAGCCCGAGAAGCACTGA
- a CDS encoding 3-hydroxybutyrate dehydrogenase: MNDDKRLIGRTALVTGSAGGLGLAMGQALAEAGARVVLHGLEPEACMQAACAAMSASTGAEVLYRQVDLTDPAAIASMMQALIAGFGGIDILVNNAVTRHIAPIDDFPPEAWDRALAVNLSAAFHTIRLALPGMRQRRWGRIFNMSSVYGSRATPNRIDYVTTKSAILGMTRSVALEAAADGITCNALCPGAVHTPGAEARIQKLMLDEDVDYEEAMKRFLVGKQPSGKFVESRHVAELLVFLCGSAGNEINGAMLPMEGGWLAG; encoded by the coding sequence ATGAACGACGACAAGCGCCTCATCGGCAGGACCGCCCTGGTCACCGGATCGGCCGGCGGCCTGGGCTTGGCCATGGGGCAGGCGCTGGCCGAAGCCGGGGCGCGGGTGGTGCTGCACGGGCTGGAGCCCGAGGCTTGCATGCAGGCCGCCTGCGCGGCCATGTCGGCCTCGACCGGCGCCGAGGTGCTCTACCGCCAGGTGGACCTGACCGACCCCGCCGCCATCGCCTCGATGATGCAGGCGCTGATCGCCGGCTTCGGCGGCATCGACATCCTGGTCAACAACGCGGTGACCCGCCACATCGCGCCCATCGACGACTTCCCGCCCGAGGCCTGGGACCGGGCGCTGGCCGTCAACCTCTCGGCCGCCTTCCACACCATCCGCCTGGCGCTGCCCGGCATGCGGCAGCGGCGCTGGGGGCGCATCTTCAACATGTCCTCGGTGTACGGCTCGCGGGCCACGCCGAACCGCATCGACTACGTGACCACCAAGAGCGCCATCCTGGGCATGACCCGCTCGGTGGCGCTGGAAGCTGCCGCCGACGGCATCACCTGCAATGCGCTCTGCCCGGGCGCGGTGCACACGCCGGGCGCGGAGGCGCGCATCCAGAAGCTGATGCTGGATGAGGATGTGGACTACGAAGAGGCGATGAAGCGCTTTCTGGTCGGCAAGCAGCCCTCGGGCAAGTTCGTGGAGAGCCGGCATGTGGCGGAGCTGCTGGTGTTCCTTTGCGGGTCTGCCGGCAACGAGATCAACGGCGCCATGCTGCCCATGGAGGGCGGCTGGCTGGCGGGATAA
- a CDS encoding NAD(P)-dependent oxidoreductase: MGQEQGKPTVGFVGVGTMGRPMARRLLEAGYGVVVFDLNTEAVAELVALGARAAGSVKAVADEVRIVFTSMPTVAVFKQVGMGAGGVVEGGAVKIMVDLSTVGSTATQEVAAALLARGIQVVDAPISGGAAGAKAGTLAVMVAGQPEAVAEVLPLFQVFGKPFVVGEKPGQAQLMKLLNNMLSSTAFAVTAEAFVAGMRGGLDPEVMMSVFNAGSGRNNATADKFPKYVLGRSFDFGFPISSVCKDIGLAVDECQKLGVPMWVGGQSRQLWQSAYLQNGASMDMTALVKFVEQWSGKA; the protein is encoded by the coding sequence ATGGGACAAGAGCAAGGCAAGCCGACGGTGGGTTTCGTCGGCGTGGGAACCATGGGCCGGCCGATGGCCAGGCGCCTGCTGGAAGCGGGCTACGGCGTGGTGGTGTTCGACCTGAACACCGAGGCCGTAGCCGAGCTGGTGGCGCTGGGCGCGCGTGCGGCGGGCAGCGTGAAGGCGGTGGCCGACGAGGTGCGCATCGTCTTCACCAGCATGCCGACGGTGGCGGTGTTCAAGCAGGTCGGCATGGGTGCCGGCGGCGTGGTCGAGGGCGGCGCGGTGAAGATCATGGTGGACCTCTCCACCGTGGGCAGCACCGCCACGCAGGAGGTCGCGGCGGCCCTGCTGGCACGCGGCATCCAGGTGGTCGATGCGCCGATCAGCGGCGGCGCGGCGGGAGCCAAGGCCGGCACGCTGGCGGTGATGGTCGCCGGCCAGCCGGAGGCGGTGGCCGAGGTGCTGCCGCTGTTCCAGGTCTTCGGCAAACCCTTCGTGGTGGGCGAGAAGCCGGGCCAGGCGCAGCTGATGAAGCTGCTCAACAACATGCTGTCGTCCACCGCCTTCGCCGTCACCGCAGAAGCCTTCGTCGCCGGCATGCGCGGCGGGCTGGACCCGGAAGTGATGATGAGTGTGTTCAACGCCGGCAGCGGCCGCAACAACGCCACGGCGGACAAGTTTCCCAAGTACGTGCTGGGCCGCAGCTTCGATTTCGGCTTTCCCATCTCCAGCGTCTGCAAGGACATCGGCCTGGCGGTGGACGAATGCCAGAAGCTCGGCGTGCCGATGTGGGTGGGCGGCCAGTCGCGCCAGCTGTGGCAGTCGGCCTATCTGCAGAACGGCGCCAGCATGGACATGACGGCGCTGGTGAAGTTCGTCGAGCAATGGTCGGGGAAGGCCTGA
- a CDS encoding N-acyl homoserine lactonase family protein, giving the protein MGTPLPTYEIQAVRYATRDGQRRDHFIGGDPHEAPMPMDYFVWFIRGEGRTVVVDTGFTAEMAERRKRRLLGSPLDLLARCGVDPAEVQDVVITHLHYDHAGNLGGFPKASFHLQEREMAFATGRYMCHHAQRHSYEPDDVCDMVRLLYKDRLRFHDGDAELYPGITLHRVGGHTDGLMCLRVHTQRGWVVLASDVSHFYENVNTDRPFTLAFHVGDMLEGFDTLRRLADSPDHIVPGHDPQVFLRYPPADGAGQGIAVRLDLPPERPLRYAD; this is encoded by the coding sequence ATGGGCACGCCGCTTCCCACCTACGAGATCCAGGCGGTGCGCTACGCCACCCGCGACGGCCAGCGCCGCGACCACTTCATCGGCGGCGATCCGCACGAGGCGCCGATGCCGATGGACTACTTCGTCTGGTTCATCCGCGGCGAGGGCCGCACGGTGGTGGTCGACACCGGCTTCACCGCCGAGATGGCCGAGCGGCGCAAGCGCCGGCTGCTGGGCTCGCCGCTGGATCTGCTGGCCCGCTGCGGGGTGGATCCGGCCGAGGTGCAGGACGTGGTCATCACGCATCTGCACTACGACCATGCGGGCAATCTCGGGGGCTTTCCCAAGGCCAGCTTCCATCTGCAGGAACGCGAGATGGCGTTTGCCACCGGGCGCTATATGTGCCATCACGCGCAGCGGCACAGCTACGAGCCGGATGACGTCTGCGACATGGTTCGGTTGCTCTACAAGGACCGGCTGCGTTTCCACGACGGTGATGCGGAGCTGTATCCGGGCATCACCCTGCACCGCGTCGGCGGCCATACCGACGGCCTGATGTGCCTGCGGGTGCACACGCAGCGCGGCTGGGTGGTGCTGGCCTCGGACGTCTCGCACTTCTACGAGAACGTGAACACCGACCGGCCGTTCACCCTGGCCTTCCATGTGGGCGACATGCTGGAGGGCTTCGATACCCTGCGCCGGCTGGCCGATTCGCCGGACCACATCGTGCCGGGCCATGATCCGCAGGTGTTCCTGCGTTATCCCCCGGCGGATGGCGCGGGGCAGGGCATCGCGGTACGGCTGGACCTGCCGCCCGAACGGCCCCTGCGCTACGCCGACTGA
- a CDS encoding GMC family oxidoreductase, giving the protein MSDTSFDYIVIGAGTAGALMANRLSADPGKRVLLIEAGRKDDYHWIHIPVGYLYCIGNPRTDWLYSTEAEPGLNGRSLRYPRGKTLGGSSSINGMIYMRGQARDYDGWAAITGDDTWRWQNVLPAFKQHEDHYLGANEMHGAGGEWRVEKQRLRWDILDAFSQAAQQAGIPHSSDFNTGDNEGIGYFQVNQKGGLRWNSAKAFLRPICYGRPNFELWTGAQVMRLLFERQPDGGQRCSGAEVWNGSERLTVRAAGEVILCAGAIGSPQILQLSGIGPADTLRAQGIAPVADLPGVGANLQDHLQIRAVFKIEGAPTLNVLASSWWGKARIGLQYLASRSGPMSMAPSQLGAFTRSSPDRPWPNLQYHVQPLSLDAFGDPLHAFPAFTASVCNLNPTSRGTVRLRSANFQDAPAIAPRYLSTEEDRQVAAESLRLTRRIAAQPALAPYKPQEFKPGVQYQSDEELARLAGDIATTIFHPVGTAAMGADGDPMAVLDSRLRVRDGRGGLIAGLRVVDASAMPTITSGNTNSPTLMLAEKAAAWVRADARAAETATVKTSHIPETIA; this is encoded by the coding sequence GTGAGCGACACCAGCTTCGACTACATCGTCATCGGCGCGGGCACCGCCGGTGCGCTGATGGCCAACCGGCTGTCGGCCGATCCGGGCAAGCGGGTGCTGCTGATCGAGGCCGGCCGCAAGGACGACTACCACTGGATCCACATCCCGGTCGGCTACCTCTACTGCATCGGCAATCCGCGCACCGACTGGCTCTACAGCACCGAGGCCGAGCCGGGCCTCAACGGCCGCAGCCTGCGCTACCCGCGCGGCAAGACGCTGGGCGGCAGCTCCAGCATCAACGGCATGATCTACATGCGCGGCCAGGCCCGCGACTATGACGGCTGGGCCGCGATCACCGGCGACGACACCTGGCGCTGGCAGAACGTGCTGCCGGCCTTCAAGCAGCACGAGGACCACTACCTCGGCGCCAACGAGATGCACGGCGCCGGCGGCGAATGGCGGGTGGAGAAGCAGCGCCTGCGCTGGGACATCCTCGATGCCTTCTCCCAGGCCGCGCAGCAGGCCGGCATTCCGCACAGCAGCGACTTCAACACCGGCGACAACGAAGGCATAGGCTACTTCCAGGTCAACCAGAAGGGCGGCCTGCGCTGGAACAGCGCCAAGGCCTTCCTGCGGCCGATCTGCTATGGCCGGCCCAATTTCGAGCTGTGGACCGGCGCGCAGGTGATGCGCCTGCTCTTCGAGCGCCAGCCCGACGGCGGCCAGCGCTGCAGCGGCGCCGAGGTGTGGAACGGCAGCGAGCGACTCACGGTGCGTGCGGCGGGCGAGGTGATCCTCTGCGCCGGCGCCATCGGCTCGCCGCAGATCCTGCAGCTCTCGGGCATAGGCCCGGCCGACACGCTGCGCGCCCAGGGCATAGCGCCGGTGGCCGACCTGCCCGGCGTGGGCGCCAACCTGCAGGACCATCTGCAGATCCGCGCCGTCTTCAAGATCGAGGGCGCGCCCACACTCAACGTGCTGGCCTCGTCCTGGTGGGGCAAGGCGCGCATCGGCCTGCAGTACCTGGCCTCGCGCAGCGGGCCGATGAGCATGGCGCCCTCGCAGCTCGGCGCCTTCACCCGCAGCTCGCCCGACCGGCCCTGGCCCAACCTGCAGTACCACGTGCAGCCGCTGTCGCTGGATGCCTTCGGCGATCCGCTGCATGCCTTCCCGGCCTTCACCGCCAGCGTCTGCAACCTCAATCCCACCAGCCGCGGCACGGTGCGGCTGCGCAGTGCGAATTTCCAGGACGCACCGGCGATCGCGCCCCGTTATCTCTCCACAGAAGAGGATCGCCAGGTCGCCGCCGAATCCCTGCGCCTGACCCGCCGCATCGCCGCCCAGCCCGCCCTGGCGCCCTACAAGCCGCAGGAGTTCAAGCCCGGCGTGCAGTACCAGAGCGACGAGGAACTGGCCCGCCTGGCCGGCGACATCGCCACCACCATCTTCCATCCGGTGGGCACGGCCGCCATGGGCGCCGACGGCGATCCGATGGCGGTGCTCGACTCCCGCCTGCGGGTGCGCGACGGCCGCGGCGGGCTGATCGCCGGCCTGCGGGTGGTGGACGCCAGCGCCATGCCCACCATCACCAGCGGCAACACCAACAGCCCCACGCTGATGCTGGCCGAGAAGGCCGCCGCCTGGGTGCGGGCCGATGCCCGCGCCGCCGAAACCGCCACCGTCAAGACTTCCCACATTCCGGAGACCATCGCATGA
- a CDS encoding isocitrate lyase/PEP mutase family protein has protein sequence MNQTSKPLTRNQRFRALFQPGEAFVCMGAFDAISAKLAEGAGAPAIFVSGFVACGVEAGEPDMGALSQRDMFEHIRRVCRATNLPVFADADTGYGGMLDVQRTIRLWEEAGASCLHLEDQALPKKCGHFAGKTLVSKHEMVQKVRAMLDARQDPDFFVVARTDAIAVNGLEDAIDRLTAYAAAGADGLYADAVESVAQMEELKRRLGPLGKPLLFNMVTSGKSPTLSLKEVADLGFSFALCPVEPVLAMHKAVKTMMETFMQNGCDVRAVQDQLTPFEEYNRFVGLPESVAQEQKYTAA, from the coding sequence ATGAACCAGACAAGCAAACCCCTCACCCGCAACCAGCGTTTCAGGGCCCTGTTCCAGCCGGGCGAAGCCTTCGTCTGCATGGGCGCCTTCGACGCCATCAGCGCCAAGCTGGCCGAGGGCGCGGGCGCGCCGGCCATCTTCGTCAGCGGCTTCGTGGCCTGCGGCGTGGAGGCCGGCGAGCCCGACATGGGTGCGCTCTCGCAGCGCGACATGTTCGAGCACATCCGCCGCGTCTGCCGCGCCACGAACCTGCCTGTCTTCGCCGACGCCGACACCGGCTACGGCGGCATGCTCGACGTGCAGCGCACCATCCGCCTGTGGGAGGAGGCCGGCGCCTCCTGCCTGCACCTGGAGGACCAGGCCCTGCCCAAGAAATGCGGCCACTTCGCCGGCAAGACCCTGGTGAGCAAACACGAGATGGTGCAGAAGGTGCGCGCCATGCTCGACGCCCGCCAGGACCCGGACTTCTTCGTCGTGGCCCGCACCGATGCGATCGCCGTCAACGGCCTGGAAGACGCCATCGACCGCCTCACCGCCTATGCCGCGGCCGGCGCCGACGGCCTGTATGCCGACGCGGTCGAGAGCGTAGCGCAGATGGAGGAGCTGAAGCGCCGACTCGGCCCGCTGGGCAAGCCGCTGCTGTTCAACATGGTCACCTCCGGCAAGAGCCCCACGCTGAGCCTGAAGGAGGTCGCCGACCTGGGCTTCTCCTTCGCCCTCTGTCCGGTGGAGCCGGTGCTGGCCATGCACAAGGCCGTCAAGACCATGATGGAAACCTTCATGCAGAACGGCTGCGACGTGCGCGCCGTGCAGGACCAGCTCACGCCCTTCGAGGAATACAACCGCTTCGTGGGACTGCCCGAATCGGTGGCGCAAGAGCAGAAGTACACCGCGGCATAA
- a CDS encoding Bug family tripartite tricarboxylate transporter substrate binding protein — MNFFHKIACAATMATIACTAFAQEAQYPAKTIRMLIPSTPGGGTDFIARTLSMKLAEANPGWTVVPDNRPGAAGTLGLGETVRSKPDGYELVIGQTANVSLAPWLMKLNFDPVKDLTPVALAVEAPMVLAVAENSPFKTWADVLAYAKANPNKPLNYGTSGTGSVAHVAAEQIQDKSGFKLQHVPYKGSSPALADLMGGHLDLAGTSLASALPMLQGGKIRALAVTSAKRATALPNVPALSELGYPGFAMVEWYGVFGPANLPAPIADKLNTEINKALQRQDVRSAILAQGQEPKPESRAAFAAMVKSDNQTSQAIISKAGIKLE, encoded by the coding sequence ATGAACTTCTTCCACAAGATCGCCTGCGCCGCCACCATGGCGACCATCGCCTGCACCGCCTTCGCCCAGGAGGCGCAGTACCCGGCCAAGACCATCCGCATGCTGATCCCGTCCACCCCCGGCGGCGGCACCGACTTCATCGCCCGCACCCTCAGCATGAAGCTGGCCGAAGCCAACCCCGGCTGGACCGTGGTGCCCGACAACCGCCCCGGCGCCGCCGGCACCCTGGGCCTGGGCGAGACGGTGCGTTCCAAGCCGGATGGCTACGAACTGGTCATCGGCCAGACGGCCAATGTCTCGCTCGCCCCCTGGCTGATGAAACTCAACTTCGACCCGGTCAAGGACCTGACCCCGGTCGCCCTGGCGGTGGAAGCGCCCATGGTGCTGGCGGTGGCCGAGAACTCGCCCTTCAAGACCTGGGCCGATGTGCTGGCCTATGCCAAGGCCAACCCCAACAAGCCGCTGAACTACGGCACCTCGGGCACCGGCAGCGTGGCCCATGTGGCGGCCGAGCAGATCCAGGACAAGAGCGGCTTCAAGCTGCAGCATGTGCCCTACAAGGGCTCGTCCCCGGCGCTGGCCGACCTGATGGGCGGGCACCTGGACCTGGCCGGCACCTCGCTGGCCTCGGCTCTGCCGATGCTGCAGGGCGGCAAGATCCGCGCGCTGGCCGTCACTTCCGCCAAACGCGCGACGGCGCTGCCCAATGTGCCGGCGCTGTCGGAACTGGGCTACCCCGGCTTCGCCATGGTGGAGTGGTATGGCGTCTTCGGCCCGGCCAACCTGCCGGCGCCCATCGCCGACAAACTCAACACCGAAATCAACAAGGCCCTGCAGCGCCAGGACGTGCGCAGCGCCATCCTGGCCCAGGGCCAGGAGCCCAAGCCCGAGAGCCGGGCCGCTTTCGCGGCCATGGTGAAATCCGACAACCAGACCTCGCAGGCCATCATCTCCAAGGCCGGCATCAAGCTCGAATAA
- a CDS encoding D-2-hydroxyacid dehydrogenase has translation MNIVFLDRATLSPQTTLPAFGFEHRLEVFDRTRPEEVAARIADADIVIVNKVKLPAELLAAAPRLKLVAVAATGTDNVDIAACAARGIAVSNIRNYAKHSVPEHTFALIFALRRSIVAYREAVRAGRWQQAGQFCFFDYPIRDLAGSTLGIVGDGALGNAVAAMGRALGMNVLFSAHKGRGGQGSLYTPFEEVLARSDVITLHCPLRPATRNMIGAAEFALMRRKPLLINTARGGLVDESAVGPALQAGQIGGAGFDVTSVEPPPADHPFMALLDRPDFILTPHVAWAADEAVQSLANQLVHNIEAFQRGEPVNLVKPAA, from the coding sequence ATGAACATCGTCTTCCTCGACCGCGCCACGCTTTCGCCCCAGACCACGCTGCCGGCCTTCGGCTTCGAACACCGCCTCGAAGTCTTCGACCGGACCCGGCCCGAGGAGGTGGCCGCGCGCATCGCGGATGCCGACATCGTCATCGTCAACAAGGTCAAGCTGCCGGCCGAGCTGCTGGCCGCCGCGCCCCGGCTGAAGCTGGTGGCCGTGGCCGCCACCGGCACCGACAACGTGGACATCGCCGCCTGCGCGGCCCGCGGCATCGCCGTCAGCAATATCCGCAACTATGCGAAGCATTCGGTGCCGGAGCACACCTTCGCGCTGATCTTCGCCCTGCGCCGCAGCATCGTGGCCTATCGTGAGGCGGTGCGCGCGGGCCGCTGGCAGCAGGCCGGGCAGTTCTGCTTCTTCGACTATCCGATCCGCGACCTGGCCGGCTCCACCCTGGGCATCGTCGGCGACGGCGCGCTCGGCAACGCGGTGGCGGCCATGGGCCGGGCGCTGGGCATGAACGTGCTGTTCTCGGCGCACAAGGGCCGCGGCGGGCAGGGCTCGCTCTACACGCCTTTCGAGGAGGTGCTGGCGCGCTCCGACGTCATCACCCTGCATTGCCCGCTGCGGCCGGCCACCCGCAACATGATCGGCGCGGCCGAGTTCGCGCTGATGCGCAGGAAGCCCCTGCTGATCAACACCGCACGCGGCGGCCTGGTGGACGAGTCCGCGGTCGGCCCGGCACTGCAGGCCGGCCAGATCGGCGGCGCCGGCTTCGACGTGACGAGCGTCGAGCCGCCGCCGGCCGACCATCCCTTCATGGCGCTGCTGGACCGGCCCGACTTCATCCTCACCCCGCATGTGGCCTGGGCCGCCGACGAGGCGGTGCAAAGCCTGGCCAACCAGCTGGTGCACAACATCGAGGCCTTCCAGCGCGGCGAGCCGGTCAACCTGGTCAAGCCGGCGGCCTGA
- a CDS encoding glycerate kinase type-2 family protein, giving the protein MVDMSDPRALLRQLYDAAVRRAQPLHTIGPFLPPPPRGRTVVIGAGKAGGAMAQAVEALWPADAPLGGLVVTRYHHVPPRPAGLPERIEVVEAAHPVPDAAGLAAAERMLDLVRGLGPDDLVLCLISGGGSALLTLPCEGLTLADKQRINRELLLSGAHIGEMNCVRKHLSRIKGGRLAAACGQAQVLTLAISDVPGDDPAVIASGPTVPDPTTCADALDILRRYGIALPDAVRVQLESGALETPKPGDAVFARQRVELIATPQQSLEAAADAARALGLTAHVLSDEIEGESREVGKVHAALARAVARRGQPFAAPCVILSGGETTVTVRPQPAGTPKGRGGRAGEFCLGLAQALQGEPGVWALAADTDGIDGVEDNAGAFVAPDTLARGAAAGLSLADHLDRNDAYAWFDGLGDLLVTGPTHTNVNDFRCLLVQG; this is encoded by the coding sequence ATGGTGGACATGAGCGACCCGCGCGCCCTGCTGCGCCAGCTCTACGACGCCGCCGTGCGGCGTGCCCAGCCGCTGCACACCATCGGCCCCTTCCTGCCGCCGCCGCCGCGCGGCCGCACGGTGGTGATCGGTGCCGGCAAGGCGGGCGGGGCGATGGCGCAGGCGGTCGAGGCGCTGTGGCCCGCCGATGCGCCGCTGGGCGGCCTGGTCGTCACCCGCTACCACCATGTGCCGCCGCGTCCCGCCGGCCTGCCCGAACGCATCGAGGTGGTGGAGGCCGCGCATCCGGTGCCCGACGCGGCCGGCCTGGCCGCCGCCGAACGCATGCTGGACCTGGTGCGCGGACTGGGGCCTGACGACCTGGTGCTGTGCCTGATCTCCGGCGGCGGCTCGGCCCTGCTGACCTTGCCCTGCGAAGGCCTGACGCTGGCCGACAAGCAGCGCATCAACCGCGAACTGCTGCTGTCGGGCGCCCATATCGGCGAGATGAACTGCGTGCGCAAGCACCTCTCGCGCATCAAGGGCGGCCGGCTGGCGGCGGCCTGCGGCCAGGCCCAGGTCCTGACCCTGGCGATCAGCGACGTGCCGGGCGACGACCCCGCCGTCATCGCCAGCGGCCCCACCGTGCCCGACCCGACCACCTGCGCCGATGCGCTGGACATCCTGCGCCGCTACGGCATCGCCTTGCCCGATGCGGTACGTGTGCAGCTCGAATCCGGCGCGCTGGAAACACCCAAGCCGGGCGACGCCGTCTTCGCCCGCCAGCGGGTGGAACTCATCGCCACGCCGCAGCAATCCCTGGAAGCGGCCGCGGACGCGGCACGCGCCCTGGGCCTGACGGCGCATGTGTTGAGCGACGAGATCGAAGGCGAATCGCGCGAGGTCGGCAAGGTGCATGCCGCCCTGGCCCGCGCGGTGGCCCGGCGCGGCCAGCCCTTCGCGGCGCCCTGCGTGATCCTGTCCGGCGGCGAAACCACGGTCACCGTGCGCCCCCAGCCGGCCGGCACGCCCAAGGGCCGCGGCGGCCGGGCAGGCGAGTTCTGCCTGGGCCTGGCGCAGGCCCTGCAGGGCGAGCCGGGCGTCTGGGCGCTGGCGGCCGACACGGACGGCATCGACGGCGTGGAGGACAACGCCGGCGCCTTCGTCGCGCCCGACACCCTGGCGCGCGGCGCCGCGGCCGGCCTGTCGCTCGCCGATCACCTGGACCGCAACGACGCCTATGCCTGGTTCGACGGCCTGGGCGATCTGCTGGTCACCGGGCCCACCCACACCAACGTCAACGATTTCCGCTGCCTGCTGGTGCAAGGCTGA
- a CDS encoding pentatricopeptide repeat-containing protein, whose product MDLRLNGAAAPPAWPPPERPANGLQALEPESAGLPAGQEALPVATARAAGENELFRPSGTDAGILISHGRQYESARQIFRKMRNFHRGISSHDSLLKFATHRLAMAKSLEETLACLAQLNQAVANPDGVRFQPDTTLFNAIIATSGRFGQTDLAAAAVDDMNRGKCVPDLCTYTSLIHAYGCAHDLAKASFYFREVRQHGRFLGIFPDQQFYFVTLSACRDARQPADALQVLRCMEADGLKPNRRVRALLGRILRMPVAEPPREAPAALSLAPAGSGNR is encoded by the coding sequence ATGGACCTCCGTCTCAATGGCGCCGCCGCGCCCCCGGCCTGGCCCCCTCCCGAAAGGCCTGCGAATGGGCTGCAGGCGCTGGAGCCCGAAAGCGCCGGCTTGCCCGCAGGACAGGAGGCGCTGCCCGTGGCCACGGCTCGCGCGGCCGGCGAAAACGAGCTTTTTCGCCCATCCGGCACCGATGCCGGCATCCTGATCTCGCACGGTCGGCAGTACGAGTCCGCCCGGCAGATCTTCCGCAAGATGCGGAATTTCCATCGCGGCATCTCCAGCCACGACTCCCTGCTGAAGTTCGCCACCCACCGGCTCGCCATGGCCAAGAGCCTGGAGGAAACCCTGGCCTGCCTGGCCCAGCTCAACCAGGCCGTGGCCAACCCGGACGGTGTCCGTTTCCAGCCGGATACGACGCTGTTCAACGCGATCATCGCCACCAGCGGCCGCTTCGGGCAGACCGACCTGGCAGCCGCCGCGGTCGACGACATGAATCGGGGCAAATGCGTACCGGACCTGTGCACCTACACCAGCCTGATCCATGCCTACGGCTGCGCGCACGACCTCGCGAAGGCATCGTTCTACTTCCGCGAGGTGCGGCAGCACGGCCGCTTTCTGGGCATCTTCCCCGACCAGCAGTTCTACTTCGTCACGCTCAGCGCATGCAGGGATGCGCGGCAGCCGGCCGACGCGCTCCAGGTGCTCCGCTGCATGGAGGCCGATGGCCTCAAGCCCAACCGCCGGGTGCGCGCCCTGCTGGGCCGCATCCTGCGAATGCCCGTGGCGGAGCCGCCGCGGGAAGCGCCGGCCGCGCTCAGCCTTGCACCAGCAGGCAGCGGAAATCGTTGA